One window from the genome of Luteithermobacter gelatinilyticus encodes:
- a CDS encoding DUF6489 family protein has product MKISIDIDCTPKEARQFLGLPDIEPLQQAFLKDMQEKMTKGLAPEDMDKLFSLWLAPSMTLAGQGLETFQNMFWKAAGGDPKKSGS; this is encoded by the coding sequence ATGAAAATCAGCATCGATATTGACTGCACCCCGAAAGAAGCCCGGCAGTTTTTGGGCTTGCCGGACATTGAACCGTTGCAGCAGGCGTTCCTAAAGGACATGCAGGAAAAAATGACCAAAGGGCTGGCGCCTGAAGACATGGACAAACTGTTTTCCCTGTGGCTGGCCCCGAGCATGACGCTGGCCGGGCAGGGGCTGGAAACATTCCAGAACATGTTCTGGAAGGCCGCTGGTGGGGATCCGAAAAAAAGTGGCTCCTGA